The Sinorhizobium fredii genome contains the following window.
CAGCCAGACGGGCGGAGGCGTAAGGCATTTCCCGTTCAACACCTCAAGAACTTTGCGACGTGTCTCGGCCACTCGCCATTTCCCAATCTAAAATCAACCTATTTGAAATTGTTTCTATTTCTTAGAGTCGGTGGCTATCAAGGATTAAAATCAATCCTCAGTTCATCCAACCGCCGCCGATCGCCACGCGTATCATTGGAGAAAGTTCGACTGGATTGCCAACGGATCGGGAAAAGCTGAGAAAAGACAGGAAAGTCAGCATCTTGCCCAGGCGTTCGGATTTGCGATTCCTGTGGACAAGGAGTCGATCCGCGTGACAATTTGTCGTCGGCTTGAGTCTTGTCCACAACTGCGCCCGGGCGTTTTTCGTCCGGGCGTCGGATGTGAATAACGCGACCCTTTTCCACGGGCCTAAGCGGCGGCCGCGATTTTGGCCGCCGGTGTCCCGGCCTATCAACAGCCTCCGGAGAATTGCGTGGAGAACCGAAAAAATTACTTCCACCTGCATCTCGTCTCCGATTCGACGGGCGAGACGCTGATAGCCGCCGGCCGCGCCGCCGCGGCGCAATTCCAGTCCTCGCACGCGCTCGAGCATGTCTATCCGCTGATCCGCAACAGGAAGCAGTTGATGCAGGTTCTCGATGCGATCGACGGCGCACCGGGCATCGTGCTTTATACGATCGTCGATCGGGAACTAGCCGGCATGATCGACCAGCGCTGCCGCGAGATCGGCGTTCCCTGCGTCTCCGTCCTCGACCCGATTATCGAGCTGTTCCAATCCTATCTCGGTTCGCCGTCGCGGCGCCGTTCGGGCGCACAGCATGTCATGGATGCCGATTATTTCGCCCGGATCGAGGCGCTGAACTTCACCATGGATCACGACGACGGGCAGATGCCGGCCGATTTCAACGAGGCGGATGTCGTGCTCGTCGGCGTGAGCCGGACCTCCAAGACGCCGACGAGCATCTATCTCGCCAATCGCGGCATCAAGACCGCCAACATTCCGATTGTCCCCGGCGTGCCCTTGCCGGAGGGCCTGCTCAAGGCGACGAAGCCGCTGGTGGTGGGGCTGATCGCCAGCGCCGACCGTCTCTCCCAGGTTCGCCAGCATCGCCTGCTGGGTACGACCCAGAGCTTTCATGGCGAGGACTATACGGATCGGGCGGCGATCTCCGAGGAGCTGAAATATGCCCGCACGCTCTGCGCCCGCAACAACTGGCCGCTGATCGACGTGACCCGCCGTTCGATCGAGGAAACCGCCGCGGCGATCGTTGCCCTTCGCCCCCGGCTCAGATAGAGCGGAGCCCAGGAACCGGAAGGTCGCACAGCAGCCGTTCGGTCGCGCCGTTCGGTTCCGGTTCATGCGGAATCGATCATGATGATCGCATGCGACCGGTCCAGCGACCATCGTGATCTCGGAACTGCGGATTGAGAAGATGACATCCTCGCTCGTGCTCGCCTCTGCCAGCCCCTTTCGGCGCGCTCTCCTGGAAAACGCCGGGCTGACATTTGCGGCCCGCGCAGCCCAGGTGGACGAGCGCGCCTTGGAACGACCGCTGGAAGAGGCGGGTGCCTCACCTTCCGAGGTGGCGCTTACACTAGCGGAAGCCAAGGCGAAGGATGTGTCGCGCCATTTCGCAGGCGCGCTGGTGATCGGCAGCGACCAGACGATGTCGCTTGGCACCCGCGTCTATCACAAGCCGAAAGATATGGCGGAGGCGACTGAACATCTCCTCTCGCTCTCCGGCAGGACGCACAGCCTGAACAGCGCCATCGTCCTCGTCCGTGACGGTGAGGTCCTCTGGCGGCATGTGTCGACCGCGCGTATGACGGTCAGGCCGCTGGAACGCGCCTTTGCCGAACGGCATCTGAGAAGGGTCGGGGAGAAGGCGCTTTCGAGCGTCGGCGCCTATCAGCTCGAAGGTGAGGGGATCCAGCTCTTCGAGAAGATCGACGGCGATTACTTCACGATCCTAGGTCTGCCGATGCTGCCGCTTCTTGAAAAACTCCGCGAATTGGGATCGATCGATGCGTGATTCACGTGAAACATTTTTTAACCACGCCTTCGTCACCGGCTATCCCATCAAGCATTCTCGCTCGCCGCTGATCCACGGCTATTGGCTAAAACAGTTCGGCATTGCCGGAAGCTACCGGGCCCACGAGGTGACCCCGGCGGCCTTCCCTGATTTCATGCGCAATCTGCGGGAGGGCAGCACTGGCTTCTGCGGCGGCAATGTCACCATCCCCCACAAGGAGATGGCTTTCGAGCTCTCCGACCGGCCGGACGAGCTGAGTGCCGAGCTCGGCGCCGCCAATACCCTCTGGCTCGAAGACCGACAAATCTACGCGACCAATACCGACGGGCGCGGTTTCGTCGCCAATCTCGACGAGCGGGCAAGCGGCTGGGATCGTACCTCCACGGCCGTCATTCTCGGCGCCGGCGGCGCCAGCCGCGCCGTGATCCAGGCGGTCCGCGATCGCGGCGTCAGGACGATCCATGTGGTGAACCGCACGGCCGCCAGGGCCCAGGAACTGGCTGACCGGTTTGGCGAGGCCGTCGAGGCCCATCCGATCGCCGCCCTTTCCGAGGTCATGGCCGCTGCCGGTCTGTTCGTGAATACGACCTCGCTCGGCATGGACGGCGAGCCGGCGCCGTCGATCGATTTCTCGCCGCTCGCAGCCGGCGCGGTGGTCACCGACATCGTCTATGTGCCGTTGAAAACGCCGCTCCTTCGCCAGGCCGAAGAGCAGGGCTTCCGGATCGTCGACGGCCTTGGCATGCTCCTGCACCAGGCCGTGCCGGGTTTCGAGAAATGGTTCGGCCGGAAACCGAAAGTCGATGAAACGCTTCGGCAAATTATTATCGAAGATATGGACGTGCACGCATGATCACCGTCGGGCTCACCGGCTCCATCGGCATGGGAAAAACGACGGCGGCTCAGATGTTCCGGGAGCTCGGCGTCCCGGTGAACGACGCGGACGAGGTGGTTCACGATCTCTATCGCGGGGAAGCGGTGGCGCCGGTCGAAGCAGCCTTTCCGGGCGTCGCCAAGGACGGCATCGTCGATCGGGCGGAGCTTTCCCGGCAGTTGCTGGCACAACCGGAGCGCCTCGGCGAACTGGAGCGGATCGTTCACCCGCTTGTCCGGGCGAGGGAAGATGCGTTCGTGGCAAGGCACAGTGCGGCGGGAGCGGCTTTCGTGCTTCTCGATATCCCGCTGCTTTTCGAGACCAAGGCCGAGAAGCGCCTCGACCGGGTCGTCGTCGTCAGCTGCGATGCGGAGACCCAGCGAGAGCGTGTCATGAAGCGCCCGGGCATGACCGCCGAGAAATTCGCGATGATTCTCGCGCGGCAGGTGCCCGACAGTGAAAAGCGCGCCCGGGCGGATTACGTCATCGACACGAGCGACAGTTTCGACGTTACCCGGGAGCAGGTCCGCGCCATTGTCGATCGTTTGACCGTGGACAGCCCCTGACCCGCGGCCATGAGCATCTTCAACTGGAAAAGCAACGACATTAAAATCGGTCGCACGAACGGATCAACTGATTCGCCGAGTAGCCCGTCTTAGGAAAATTCATGCGTGAGATCATTTTCGATACGGAAACGACCGGCCTCGACAGCCGTGAGGACCGGGTGATCGAGATCGGCGGCGTCGAGCTCGAGAACCAGTTTCCGACCGGACGGACAATCCATCTCTATATCAATCCGGGCGACCGCAAGGTGCATCCCGATGCGCTCGCCGTGCACGGCATCACCGACGACTTCCTGAAGGACAAGCCATCCTTTGCCGACGTGGTCGAGCAGATTGTCGACTTCTTCGGAGATGCGCGCTGGGTCGCACACAATGCGACCTTCGATATCGGCTTCATCAATGCCGAGTTCGACCGTTTGGGGCTGCCGCCGATCGCGAACGATCGGGTGACCGATACGCTGGCCATGGCACGGCGCAAGCACCCGATGGGCCCAAATTCGCTCGATGCGCTGTGCCGCCGCTATGGCATCGACAACTCGCATCGCGCCAAGCACGGCGCCCTTCTCGACTCCGAGCTGCTCGCCGAAGTCTATATCGAAATGATTGGCGGCCGCCAGGCGGCGCTGGGGCTGGTGACGAGCGAGATCAACGGTCTTGCCGTACGGGCGGACGACGGTCCGATCATCGTCATGCAAAGGGAGCGGGTGCTGACGCCGCGCCTGACGGAAGCCGAGATCGCGGCCCATGCGGCGCTCGTTTCCAAGATCGGTGCGAAGGCGATTTGGGTAAAGTACAGCGGCTGAAAGCCCGCAACAAAAACCCGGCCTTCTGAGCCGGGTTTTTTGCACTTATTCGAGGATGCGTCAGTTCGTCGTCGTGTTGCTGTTGGCAACCTGGGCGCGGACTTTCTCCTCCGCCATGCGCTGAGCGAACATCTGCGCAAAATCGATCGGGTCGATCATCAGCGGCGGGAAGCCGCCGTTGCGGGTCGCGTCGGCGACGATCTGGCGGGCAAAGGGGAAGAGCAGGCGCGGGCACTCGATGAAGAGCAGCGGCAGCATGTGCTCCTGCGGGAAGCCAGATACGCGGAAAACGCCGCCATAGGCGAGCTCGACGTTGAACAGCACCTTGTCGCCGTCCTGAGCCTGGGCGTTCAGCGAGAGAACGACGTCGAAATCGTTCTCCGCGAGCGGATTGGCATTGACGTTGACATTGATGTTGATCGAGGGCGCGCGATCGCGGGCCTGCAGCGAACGCGGGGCGCCGGGGTTCTCGAAGGAGAGGTCCTTGACGTACTGGGCCAGGATGTTGAGCGACGGGCTCTGCTGGGCCTCGCCATTGCCGTTGGATGCGGTATCAGTCGTCATAAGAGTTTCCTCGGACTTCGAATTGGTGAGGCCATCTAGCACTTCGGACCTGGGCTTACAACCCTCGAAGCCGGGACCGGTTCCCCGGACTGAAAGGCGTTACGGCCCCCTTCGCCGACCGGATTCACTATCGCCCTGACCTACCCGGAAATCCGGTTGCCAGGCGGCGAGGGACCGTTTTCGTCGTCGTTCCTTCTGGAGAACTCGTCCGTGTCGAGGTCGATGATCGTCGGGCCGCGCGGCCGGTCGCTGCCGCGGCCGCCGGAGTAGAAGCCGCTTCCGGTCGTCAGGATCGTCAGCCGCGTCTGCAGGAAGGAGGAGATGGCGCGCCTGACCGGCGGCAGGAAGAAAATGACACCAGCGATGTCGGTGATGAAGCCCGGGACGATCAGCAGGATTGCTGCAACGAAGATGAGTGCACCGCCGAGAAGATCCGGGCCAGGGTCCTTTCCGGCCCGGGCCGCCTCCTGCACGCGGCGCAAAGTGCCGAGACCCTGGATGCGTAAGAGCAGGACGCCGGCAACTCCGCTCACTAGGACGAGCAGCAGCGTCATCGCCAGGCCGAGTTCGCGGCCGACGACCACGAAGCCGGCAATCTCTGCGATCGGCAGGCCGAGGATGACGAGGGGAATGATCAGCGACCGCATCGATCGTGCTCGCAAGAAGATGAGTGCAATTGACCGGTCTCCGGTTTATGGGTGCGACATCGCCATTTGAATGGTTTATCCTTGCGGACTATATGGAACACCAAGAGAAATTCTAACAGCGGTTCCGGGTAGAAATGGGCTCTTTCGACTTCATCACGTTTTTTTTCCTGATCGCGGCTGTGGTCATCTTCTTGCAATTGCGCAGCGTCCTTGGCCGCAGGACAGGAAATGAACGACCGCCTTTCGACCCCTATTCGCCGCGCGAGGCGCAGGGTCCGGAGGCAAGGGACAATGGCAAGGTCGTGCAGCTCCCTCGCCGCGAGAGCAGCGCGGAGGACGAGTCCCGTTACGCCGCCATTGATGGTTTTTCCAAGCCCGGCACGCCGCTGAACGCGCAACTGCGGGCGCTCAGCGACGCAGACCCGAGCTTCCAGCCCGCCGAATTCCTCAACGGCGCGAAGATGGCCTACGAGATGATCGTCATGGCCTTCGCCGACGGCGACCGCAAGACACTGAAAAGTCTTCTGTCCCGCGAGGTGTATGAAGGCTTCGAAGCGGCGATCGCCGAACGGGAGGCCAAGGGAGAGGTGGTCAAGTCGACCTTCGTCGGCATCGAAAAGGCCGAGATCGTCCATGCGGAGCTCAAGGACACTGAAGAGAACGTCACCGTTCGCATCGTCAGCCAGCTCATCTCCGCCACCTACGACAAGCAGGGCAAGCTGATCGACGGCGACGCCGATTCGGTTGCCGAAGTGAATGACCTCTGGACCTTTGCGCGCGACATCCGCTCGCGCGATCCGAACTGGAAGCTGATCGCCACCGAATCGGAAAATTGACCGCAAGGGGCGATAATGGCCTTTGATCTCGAACCGGTGTCCTTTTCGGAATTGCCGGGGTGGCAGCAGGACGACCCGACTCCCGTCATCGATGCGCTTCGCCGCTGTCATCATCATGTGACGGCGGTCAAACCGTACAGGACAGGCTCTCTCGGAGTAACGGTCGCCGACCTGCTGCCCGCCTACGAGGCGGCCGGTGCCGGTTTTTCGGGAGCTGCCGCGGCGCGCGCTTTCTTCGAGGACCGCTTCGTGCCGTTCCGCATCCGTCCCGACGACGGAGGGAAAGGCTTCGTTACTGCCTTCTACGAACCGGAAGTCGAGGTTCGCGCCACCGCAGACGCGGAGTTCCGCTTTCCCTTCTACCGGCGGCCCGCCGATCTCATCGATATTGATGACGCGAATCGGCCCGAGGGAATGGATCCTTATTTCGTTTTTGGCCGGCTTCGCGATGGCAGGATTGAGGAATATTCCGATCGACGGGCGATCGACGAGGGACTACTCGCCGGCCGCGGCCTCGAGATCGCCTATGCCCGCTCGAAGGTCGACGTCTTCTTTATTCATGTCCAGGGTGCTGCGCGGCTCATCTATCCGGACGGAACGCGCCGCCGCATTACCTATGCGGCAAAGACCGGGCACCGCTTTTCTGCGGTCGGCAAACTGTTGATCGAGCGCGGCGAAATCGACCCGGCGACCGTCTCGATGGCGAGCATTCGCGACTGGCTCGCGGCCCATCCGGCGAAGGTCGACGAGGTCCTGTGGCACAATCGTTCTTTCATCTTCTTCCGTGAAGCGTCGGTGGAGGACGAAAGCCTCGGACCGGTCGCCGCCGCCAAGGTGCCGCTCGAGCCGGGCCGGTCGCTCGCGGTGGACCGTCTCATCCATACCTTCGGGGTTCCCTTCTACATTGCCAGCGAGACGCTTACCCATCTCGATGGCGGCCGTCCTCTTGCACGGCTGATGCTGGCGCTCGATACCGGCTCGGCGATCGTCGGACCGGCCCGCGGCGACATCTTCACCGGCTCCGGCGAGGCGGCCGGCGCACTTGCCGGCTCGGTGCGCGCCGCTGCCGATTTCTTCATCCTCGTGCCCCGCGCGGCCGCCGCCAGATATCGCCATGGCTAGGGAGAAAAAGCTGTCGCCGGAGGATCGCATCCTGTGGGGCAAGGTCGCGCGCTCGACCAAGCCGATGCCGGGGCGGCTGCAGGACCTCGAGGACCTGCTCGGCGAGATCGAGCCGCCGCCGGCGCCGTCCTCTCCCCAGCCGGCCGACGCCGGCTTGTCCGCATCGGCGAAGCCTGAGCAGGGATTTGCCCTGAGCGGCAAGGCCGAGCACCGCCACTATCCGATAGAGAGACCGGTGAAGCGGAAGCTGGCGAAGGGGCGGCTGGCGCTCGAGGCGCGTATCGACCTGCACGGGATGATCCAGAGCGAGGCGCATGGGTTCCTGCTGCAGTTTCTCCTGAAGGCGCACGAGCGCGGCTTGCGCCATGTCCTTGTCATCACCGGCAAGGGAACGTCGTTCGGCAGCGACGGCGCGTTGAAGCGAGCGGTGCCGCTCTGGTTCGCCCTTCCCGAGTTTCGCCCGCTGATCTCGTCCTACGAGCCGGCGGCACGAAATCATGGGGGCGAGGGGGCGCTCTATGTCCGCCTGGCGCGCACCAGGGGGCGTGCGCCATGACGCCCTTCGGCGAGGCCATGCGCGACCTGCGCCGCCGCAAGGGGGTCTCGCAGAAGGAGATGGCGGCGGCGATCGGCGTTTCGCCGGCCTATCTTTCGGCCCTAGAACATGGCAAGCGCGGCGCCCCGAGTTTCGATTTCCTGCAGCGCGTCGCCGGCTACTTCAATGTGATCTGGGACGAGGCCGACGAGCTCTTCAGCATCGCGCGGCTCTCCGATCCGAAGGTCGTGCTCGACACTTCGGGTCTGCCGCCCGGCCACACCGCCTTTGCCAACCGCCTGAGCGAGCGGATTCGCGGCCTTTCGGGCGAAGCGATCGAGGCGATGGAAGATATTTTGGAAAAAGCCACATTTCCTGATAATGACAGGGGATGAAGCCTCGCCCCGGCCGCGCTCGCGACGCCCGGGATTTGGAACCCGTGGACAAATTTCCTATAGTCCGCGAGGCATCCGCGCTGTGATTCGCAACGAATCACGACGTCCGAAAACCTGGAAAGACCTGAAGCCGAATGACCGATATCTCTGAGACCGAAGCAGGCGCGATCGCCGAATATGGTGCCGATTCCATCAAGGTGTTGAAGGGCCTCGACGCCGTGCGCAAGCGGCCGGGCATGTATATCGGCGATACCGATGATGGCTCCGGTCTGCACCACATGGTCTATGAGGTCGTCGACAACGCGATCGACGAGGCACTGGCCGGCCATGCCGACATCGTCACGGTTACGCTCAATCCCGATGGCTCCTGCACCGTGACCGACAACGGCCGTGGCATTCCGACGGACATTCACCGGGAAGAGGGCGTCTCGGCGGCCGAGGTGATCATGACGCAGCTTCATGCCGGCGGCAAATTCGACCAGAACTCCTACAAGGTGTCCGGCGGATTGCACGGCGTCGGCGTTTCGGTCGTCAACGCCCTTTCCGTGTCGCTCAAGCTCAAGATCCGTCGCGCCGGCAAGATCCACGAGATGAGCTTTACCCACGGCGTCGCCGATGGGCCGCTGACGATTACCGGCGACGCCGGCAGCGAAACCGGCACCGAAGTCACCTTCCTGCCGAGCGAGCAGACCTTCTCTAAGACCGAATTCGACTTCGCAACGCTCGAACATCGCCTGCGGGAGCTCGCCTTCCTGAATTCCGGCGTCCGGATCGTCCTGACCGACAAGCGCCACTCGGACATCCGCCGCGACGAGATGATGTATGACGGCGGACTCGAGGCCTTCGTCGCCTATCTCGACCGGGCGAAGAAGCCGCTCGTGCACAAGCCGGTCTCGATCCGCGGCGAGAAGGACGGCATCACCGTCGAGGTGGCCATGTGGTGGAACGACAGCTACCACGAGAACGTGCTCTGCTTCACCAACAACATTCCGCAGCGCGACGGCGGCACCCACATGGCCGGCTTCCGCGGTGCTCTGACCCGGCAGATCACCTCCTATGCCGATACGTCCGGCATTACCAAGAAGGAAAAGGTGTCGCTGACCGGCGACGATTGCCGCGAAGGCTTGACGGCGGTCCTGTCGGTCAAGGTGCCGGATCCGAAGTTTTCCTCGCAGACCAAGGACAAGCTGGTGTCGTCCGAAGTCCGGCCGGTGGTCGAGAGCCTCGTCAATGAGGCGCTCAGCGTCTGGCTCGAGGAAAATCCCTCCGATGCGAAGATCCTCGTCGGCAAGGTCGTCGAGGCGGCCGCCGCCCGCGAAGCGGCGCGCAAGGCGCGTGAACTGACGCGCCGCAAGGGGGCCCTCGACATCTCGTCGCTGCCGGGCAAGCTCGCCGACTGCTCCGAGCGAGATCCGGCCAAGTCGGAAGTGTTCCTGGTGGAGGGCGATTCGGCAGGCGGTTCGGCCAAGCAGGGCCGCTCGCGCGAGAACCAGGCGATCCTGCCGCTGCGCGGCAAGATCCTGAATGTCGAGCGGGCGCGCTTCGACAAGATGCTGTCGAGCCAGGAAATCGGCACCCTGATCACCGCACTCGGCACCTCGATCGGCAAGGACGAGTTCAATGCCGACAAGCTGCGCTATCACAAGATCATCATCATGACGGATGCCGACGTCGACGGCGCCCATATCCGCACGCTGCTGCTGACCTTCTTCTTCCGGCAGATGCCGGAGCTGATCGAGCGCGGCCACCTCTATATCGCCCAGCCGCCGCTCTACAAAGTGACGCGCGGCAAGTCCGCCCAGTACCTGAAGGACGAAAAGGCATTCGAGGAGTATCTGATCACGACCGGCCTCGATGAGGCGTCGCTGACGCTCGGCTCGGGTGAGGTCAGGGCCGGTCAGGATCTCCGCGAGGTGATCAACGACGCCTTGCGCCTGCGCTCGCTGATGGACGGACTGCATTCGCGCTACAACCGGGCGATCGTCGAGCAGGCGGCGATTGCCGGCGCGCTGAATACCGAGCTCAACAGCCATCACGACGACTACCAGAAGGTCGCCGCCGAAGTGGCGCGCCGTCTCGACGTCATTGCCGAGGAGACCGAACGCGGCTGGACCGGGTCGGTGACGGCCGAAGGCGGCCTGAAGCTCGAGCGCATGGTGCGCGGCGTCAAGGAAGTGGCGGTGCTCGACATGGCGCTGATCGGTTCCTCCGATGCCCGCCACATCGACCAGCTGACGGCGAAGCTCAAGGAAGTCTACGCCGAACCGCCGGTCCTGCGCCGCCGCGACGGCACGCAGGAGATCAGCGGGCCGCGGGCTCTCCTGGACGCGATCTTCGCTGCCGGCCGCAAGGGGCTGACGATGCAGCGCTACAAGGGCCTCGGCGAAATGAACGCCGAGCAATTGTGGGAAACGACGCTCGACCCGAATGTGCGCTCTTTGCTGCAGGTCAAGGTTTCCGACGCGACCGACGCGGACGGGCTGTTCTCGCGCCTGATGGGCGACGAGGTGGAGCCGCGCCGCGACTTCATCCAGGAAAACGCGCTGAGCGTCGCCAACCTCGACATCTGAGAAGCCGATCAGCAGAGACACTCGGCGGTGCTGTATATGAAAGCGTGGGGCTGTCTCGGCTCCGCGCTTTTTTCATTTGAGCTGCGGGCGGAAGGCTTTGCGCCTCAATCGCCCCTGAACTGACCTTCGAAAACGAATTCGTTGATTGGTTTGCGCTGGCTCGGCTTTTCGCGCTCCCGGAGATCGTCAGGAAGCGTGGCCGGATCGGCGAGCCTGCCGATTGCGACGGCCGCTTCCACCCGATAGTGCTCCGGCACGCCGGCGACGCGCATCGCCTTGTCGCGGTCGATCCCGGCCATGGCATGGGCATGCCACCCGGCAAGCTGGGTCTGGAGAGCGAAAGCGAACCAGGCGGCGCCGGTGTCGAAGGCATGCGTATAAGCGGGCCTGATCTCGCCGCTCGAGGTCTGCCTGTGGGTCTTCGAAAGAATGATCACGAGGGCCGAGGCGTTCTTGGCCCAGCGCTGATTTCCCTCGTCCAGCGTTTCCAGCAGGGAGGCGAAATACGCGGCGCCGCGGCGGGCATAGACGAAGCGCCACGGCTGGATATTGCTGGCGGAGGGCGCCCAGCGCGCCGCTTCGAAGAGCGCCAGCAGCTCCTTTTCGCCGATCTCCTCCCCGGTGAAGGCTCGCGGCGACCAGCGCTCGAGGAAGATGGAGTGAATCGGATGGTCGGCTGTTCTGTGGTTGATTTCCGTCACGGAAGGATCCTTCTCTGTGAATCCGTTGGGGAGGCCCTTCCGCTGTAAGGTGTTGCGTTCGCGAAGAGCCGGATTCGCCGCGACGCTATAGAACCTGACGGCGCTTTGGAACGTGCATCACAAAAAATCATCGAAGCGGGAACGCTGGCGCGCGGGACCTTCGGGAAGCGGAACGAAGCGACGAGGGAGGCGTTTTCCGGGAAAAGCAAAAGACGATTGTCGAAACGGAAAAAAGTTGTATAAGTTCTGTAACTTTTTTCTGAGGGAAGGACCAGCCATGAACTTGAAGGACCCGTCGCTGTTTCGCCAAGCCGCGCTCGTCGGCGAGAACTGGATCGAAGCCGACCCGCAGAACGCCATCGAGGTCAACAATCCGGCGACGGGCGAGATCATTGGACGCGTCCCGAAGCTCGGCGCCGCCGAAACCAAGGCTGCGATCGAAACCGCCGCTCGGGTCCAGAAGGAATGGGCGGCGAAGACCGCCAAGGAGCGCGCGGGAATTTTGCGCCGCTGGTACGAGCTGATGATCGAGAACAAGGACGATCTCGGCCGGATTCTGACGATCGAACAGGGCAAGCCGCTCGCCGAGGCGACCGGCGAGATCGTCTATGGCGCAAGCTTCATCGAGTGGTTTGCCGAGGAAGGGCGCCGCGTCTATGGCGACCTCGTGCCCGGCCACCAGAAGGACAAGCGCATCCTCGTGATGAAGCAGCCGATCGGCGTCGTCGCGGCGATCACCCCGTGGAACTTCCCGAATGCGATGATCACCCGCAAGGCCGGCCCCGCCTTTGCCGCCGGCTGTGCCATGGTGTTGAAGCCGGCCGCCCAGACGCCGTTTTCGGCGAGCGCCATCGCCGTGCTTGCCGAGCGCGCCGGCATGCCGAAGGGGCTGTTCTCCGTGATCACCGGTTCGGCCCGCGAGATCGGCGCCGAGATGACCTCGAACCCGACGGTGCGCAAGCTGACCTTTACCGGCTCCACCGAAGTCGGCGCCGAGCTCTATCGCCAGAGCGCCGCAACGATCAAGAAGCTCGGACTCGAGCTCGGCGGCAACGCGCCCTTCATCGTCTTTGATGATGCCGATCTCGACGCCGCGGTCGAAGGCGCGCTGATCGCCAAGTTCCGCAACAACGGCCAGACCTGCGTCTGCGCTAACCGCCTCTATGTCCAGGACGGCGTCTACGAAATCTTCACGGAAAAGCTCGCTGCCGCGGTCGCCAAGCTGAAGACCGGCAACGGCATGGAAGAGGGCGTCATCCTCGGTCCGCTGATCGACCTGCCGGCGCTCGCCAAGGTCGAGGAGCACGTGGCCGACGCCGTCGGCAAGGGTGCCCGCGTCATCCAGG
Protein-coding sequences here:
- a CDS encoding pyruvate, water dikinase regulatory protein — protein: MENRKNYFHLHLVSDSTGETLIAAGRAAAAQFQSSHALEHVYPLIRNRKQLMQVLDAIDGAPGIVLYTIVDRELAGMIDQRCREIGVPCVSVLDPIIELFQSYLGSPSRRRSGAQHVMDADYFARIEALNFTMDHDDGQMPADFNEADVVLVGVSRTSKTPTSIYLANRGIKTANIPIVPGVPLPEGLLKATKPLVVGLIASADRLSQVRQHRLLGTTQSFHGEDYTDRAAISEELKYARTLCARNNWPLIDVTRRSIEETAAAIVALRPRLR
- a CDS encoding Maf-like protein, with the translated sequence MTSSLVLASASPFRRALLENAGLTFAARAAQVDERALERPLEEAGASPSEVALTLAEAKAKDVSRHFAGALVIGSDQTMSLGTRVYHKPKDMAEATEHLLSLSGRTHSLNSAIVLVRDGEVLWRHVSTARMTVRPLERAFAERHLRRVGEKALSSVGAYQLEGEGIQLFEKIDGDYFTILGLPMLPLLEKLRELGSIDA
- a CDS encoding shikimate dehydrogenase encodes the protein MRDSRETFFNHAFVTGYPIKHSRSPLIHGYWLKQFGIAGSYRAHEVTPAAFPDFMRNLREGSTGFCGGNVTIPHKEMAFELSDRPDELSAELGAANTLWLEDRQIYATNTDGRGFVANLDERASGWDRTSTAVILGAGGASRAVIQAVRDRGVRTIHVVNRTAARAQELADRFGEAVEAHPIAALSEVMAAAGLFVNTTSLGMDGEPAPSIDFSPLAAGAVVTDIVYVPLKTPLLRQAEEQGFRIVDGLGMLLHQAVPGFEKWFGRKPKVDETLRQIIIEDMDVHA
- the coaE gene encoding dephospho-CoA kinase (Dephospho-CoA kinase (CoaE) performs the final step in coenzyme A biosynthesis.), yielding MITVGLTGSIGMGKTTAAQMFRELGVPVNDADEVVHDLYRGEAVAPVEAAFPGVAKDGIVDRAELSRQLLAQPERLGELERIVHPLVRAREDAFVARHSAAGAAFVLLDIPLLFETKAEKRLDRVVVVSCDAETQRERVMKRPGMTAEKFAMILARQVPDSEKRARADYVIDTSDSFDVTREQVRAIVDRLTVDSP
- the dnaQ gene encoding DNA polymerase III subunit epsilon, which produces MREIIFDTETTGLDSREDRVIEIGGVELENQFPTGRTIHLYINPGDRKVHPDALAVHGITDDFLKDKPSFADVVEQIVDFFGDARWVAHNATFDIGFINAEFDRLGLPPIANDRVTDTLAMARRKHPMGPNSLDALCRRYGIDNSHRAKHGALLDSELLAEVYIEMIGGRQAALGLVTSEINGLAVRADDGPIIVMQRERVLTPRLTEAEIAAHAALVSKIGAKAIWVKYSG
- the secB gene encoding protein-export chaperone SecB — translated: MTTDTASNGNGEAQQSPSLNILAQYVKDLSFENPGAPRSLQARDRAPSININVNVNANPLAENDFDVVLSLNAQAQDGDKVLFNVELAYGGVFRVSGFPQEHMLPLLFIECPRLLFPFARQIVADATRNGGFPPLMIDPIDFAQMFAQRMAEEKVRAQVANSNTTTN
- a CDS encoding FxsA family protein codes for the protein MRSLIIPLVILGLPIAEIAGFVVVGRELGLAMTLLLVLVSGVAGVLLLRIQGLGTLRRVQEAARAGKDPGPDLLGGALIFVAAILLIVPGFITDIAGVIFFLPPVRRAISSFLQTRLTILTTGSGFYSGGRGSDRPRGPTIIDLDTDEFSRRNDDENGPSPPGNRISG
- a CDS encoding Tim44/TimA family putative adaptor protein; translated protein: MGSFDFITFFFLIAAVVIFLQLRSVLGRRTGNERPPFDPYSPREAQGPEARDNGKVVQLPRRESSAEDESRYAAIDGFSKPGTPLNAQLRALSDADPSFQPAEFLNGAKMAYEMIVMAFADGDRKTLKSLLSREVYEGFEAAIAEREAKGEVVKSTFVGIEKAEIVHAELKDTEENVTVRIVSQLISATYDKQGKLIDGDADSVAEVNDLWTFARDIRSRDPNWKLIATESEN
- a CDS encoding murein transglycosylase A, yielding MAFDLEPVSFSELPGWQQDDPTPVIDALRRCHHHVTAVKPYRTGSLGVTVADLLPAYEAAGAGFSGAAAARAFFEDRFVPFRIRPDDGGKGFVTAFYEPEVEVRATADAEFRFPFYRRPADLIDIDDANRPEGMDPYFVFGRLRDGRIEEYSDRRAIDEGLLAGRGLEIAYARSKVDVFFIHVQGAARLIYPDGTRRRITYAAKTGHRFSAVGKLLIERGEIDPATVSMASIRDWLAAHPAKVDEVLWHNRSFIFFREASVEDESLGPVAAAKVPLEPGRSLAVDRLIHTFGVPFYIASETLTHLDGGRPLARLMLALDTGSAIVGPARGDIFTGSGEAAGALAGSVRAAADFFILVPRAAAARYRHG
- a CDS encoding Smr/MutS family protein: MAREKKLSPEDRILWGKVARSTKPMPGRLQDLEDLLGEIEPPPAPSSPQPADAGLSASAKPEQGFALSGKAEHRHYPIERPVKRKLAKGRLALEARIDLHGMIQSEAHGFLLQFLLKAHERGLRHVLVITGKGTSFGSDGALKRAVPLWFALPEFRPLISSYEPAARNHGGEGALYVRLARTRGRAP